A region from the Triticum aestivum cultivar Chinese Spring chromosome 3D, IWGSC CS RefSeq v2.1, whole genome shotgun sequence genome encodes:
- the LOC123076127 gene encoding uncharacterized protein, protein MARARLAKERPASTPGKPADRRRQLHFAAFLLLADAALVALIVAFVPYTKIDWDAYMSQVDAFREGERDYTKIEGDTGPLVYPAGFLYVYSAIKFLTAGQVFPAQILFGVLYLVNLSLVLLLYVKTEVLPWWALGLLCLSKRVHSIFVLRLFNDCVAMTLLHAAMVLIVYHKWYLGLIIFSGAVSVKMNVLLFAPSLFLLMLKAMSIKGVFLALLGAAGVQVLLGIPFLLSHPVEYISRAFNLGRVFIHFWSVNFKFVPEKYFVSKELAIGLLIFHLTTLMVFAHYKWFKHEGGLFHFVHSRFRDATSIQQLISCKPRQSILSKEHIVTVMFVGNFIGIVCARSLHYQFYSWYFYSLPFLLWRTQFPTVVRIILFVVVELCWNVYPSTAYSSLLLLFAHLLILFGLWSSPAEYPYVDKKDKADSKESGKAMPQLSPQPTGTLVSFRTAPDQNLARFVPQSPPTLARRTGGPAGEARKSEGRYRGRREAVRRQAAERATRLRIRAFRAMGGEGGTEEELTAQETALYDRQIRVWGVDAQKRLSKAHVLVCGVNGTTIEFCKNIVLAGVGSLSLMDDHIVTEDDLSANFLIPHDVCMQGVSSRAEACCESLKDFNPMVRVAVAIGDPSLIDEGFVDRFDIIVVSCASLKTKLFINDNCRKRSKHIAFYSVECKDSCGEIFVDLQNHSYLQKKPGGEPEQQELTYASLQEAISVPWRNLPRKTTKLYYAMRVLESYELSEGREPGETTFCDLPAVLAQRKDMCDRMSLSESQIPTALLERLLAAGKKEHPPVCAILGGILGQEVIKSISCKGDPIKNFFYYDAADGKGIMEDIPPTPVEQFA, encoded by the exons ATGGCGCGGGCGCGGCTGGCGAAGGAGCGGCCCGCGAGCACGCCGGGGAAGCCAGCAGACCGGAGGCGGCAGCTCCACTTCGCCGCCTTCCTGCTGCTCGCCGACGCCGCGCTCGTCGCCCTCATCGTCGCCTTCGTCCCGT ATACCAAGATCGACTGGGACGCCTACATGTCTCAG GTGGATGCTtttcgggagggggagagggactACACCAAGATCGAGGGCGACACCGGGCCGCTCGTCTACCCGGCCGGCTTCCTCTACGTCTACTCCGCCATCAAGTTCCTCACCGCCGGCCAAGTGTTCCCTGCTCAG ATCCTGTTCGGTGTCTTGTATCTTGTCAACCTGAGCCTTGTTCTGCTGCTTTACGTCAAGACTGAAGTG CTTCCTTGGTGGGCTTTAGGTTTGCTTTGCTTATCAAAGCGAGTTCACTCCATCTTTGTGCTCCGTCTTTTCAACGATTGCGTAGCTATGACGTTGCTCCATGCTGCTATGGTCTTGATTGTCTATCACAAGTGGTACCTCGGCCTAATTATTTTCAG TGGAGCTGTCTCAGTTAAGATGAACGTGCTCCTTTTTGCTCCATCTTTGTTTCTACTAATGTTGAAG GCCATGAGTATCAAAGGAGTTTTTCTTGCTTTGTTGGGAGCTGCAGGAGTACAG GTTTTGTTGGGTATCCCATTCTTGTTGTCACATCCTGTTGAGTACATCTCAAGAGCTTTCAATCTTGGGCGTGTCTTCATCCATTTCTG GTCTGTCAACTTTAAGTTTGTTCCTGAGAAGTATTTTGTATCAAAAGAGCTAGCTATTGGGCTATTGATTTTTCACCTCACTACTCTTATGGTGTTTGCACACTACAAGTGGTTTAA GCATGAAGGTGGTTTGTTCCATTTTGTGCATTCCAGATTTAGAGATGCTACATCAATTCAACAGCTCATTTCGTGCAAGCCCAGACAGTCCATTCTCAGTAAAGAGC ATATTGTAACTGTGATGTTTGTTGGAAACTTCATTGGCATTGTGTGTGCCCGCTCATTACATTACCAGTTTTATTCTTG GTACTTCTATTCATTGCCTTTTCTGTTGTGGAGAACACAGTTTCCAACAGTAGTCAG GATCATTTTGTTTGTTGTCGTGGAGCTCTGCTGGAACGTTTATCCTTCTACCGCCTATTCATCACTACTTCTGTTGTTCGCGCACCTCCTCATCTTGTTCGGCCTATGGAGTTCGCCTGCCGAGTACCCCTATGTCGATAAAAAGGACAAGGCGGACAGTAAAGAATCGGGCAAGGCAAT GCCACAACTGAGCCCACAGCCCACAGGCACACTCGTTTCGTTCCGAACAGCCCCCGACCAAAACCTCGCTCGTTTCGTTCCCCAATCTCCTCCTACCTTAGCGCGGCGGACCGGTGGACCGGCGGGTGAAGCGCGGAAGTCGGAAGGCCGGTACCGCGGCAGGCGAGAGGCGGTGCGGCGCCAAGCAGCGGAGCGGGCGACCAG GCTCAGGATCCGGGCGTTCCGTGCGATGGGCGGAGAAGGCGGCACGGAGGAGGAGCTGACGGCACAGGAGACAGCGCTCTATGACCGTCAGATCCGCGTCTGGGGTGTTGATGCTCAGAAGAG GCTAAGTAAAGCGCATGTGCTTGTGTGCGGCGTGAACGGTACTACTATTGAG TTCTGCAAGAATATTGTTCTAGCAGGAGTTGGCAGTTTATCCTTGATGGATGATCACATAGTCACTGAGGATGATCTCAGTGCAAACTTCCTAATTCCTCATGACGTATGTATGCAAGGTGTTAGCTCACGAGCTGAGGCTTGCTGCGAGTCCTTGAAAGATTTCAATCCAATGGTCCGAGTTGCTGTCGCAATAG GTGATCCATCACTAATTGATGAAGGATTCGTTGACAGGTTCGACATCATTGTAGTTAGCTGTGCATCTCTTAAAACAAAG TTGTTCATTAATGACAACTGTCGGAAGAGAAGCAAGCATATTGCCTTCTACTCTGTAGAGTGCAAGGATTCTTGTGGTGAAATATTTGTTGATTTGCAGAACCATAGTTATCTTCAG AAGAAGCCTGGAGGAGAACCTGAACAGCAGGAATTGACATATGCTAGCCTGCAG GAAGCTATTTCTGTGCCCTGGAGGAATCTGCCCAGGAAAACAACTAAATTGTACTACGCCATGAGAG TCTTGGAAAGTTATGAATTATCTGAAGGGCGCGAGCCTGGTGAGACAACATTTTGTGATCTACCTGCAGTTTTGGCTCAGAGGAAGGATATGTGTGATAGAATG TCTTTAAGCGAGTCTCAAATTCCTACGGCTCTCCTGGAACGGCTTTTAGCAGCTGGAAAGAAGGAACATCCTCCTGTATGTGCAATCCTTGGTGGCATTCTTGGTCAG GAGGTGATTAAGTCTATATCTTGTAAGGGCGATCCGATCAAGAATTTCTTTTATTACGACGCAGCTGATGGTAAAGGGATCATGGAGGACATCCCCCCAACTCCCGTAGAGCAATTCGCGTGA